From Rhodovastum atsumiense, a single genomic window includes:
- a CDS encoding glycoside hydrolase family protein, with translation MSTAVRAASFTNSVGVQIHLERPSQTPYANLATVEAALAYLNPNGIGTGVATVRDETWAIDDGLASLGALGYQLDIYTAYNSGGSNVAADTITALKPLVQAGYVRMIEGPLEVDNAGWGLIRNGTTYKALDGKTYSGWQAAIKWQQDLYTSFARGTDVALFSLAIPDDGNANSAAVTAARQLGLAITDIAEYGNVHFYQHNGNAPATEIGGVIASETGYTASLPFAITETGFNDLNDGSSNYWGSQYANGVYTLNLVLDAYLAGSSLTVLYELFDENMNYASQGIGFEDHWGLFNADGTPKLAATYLHNMMAVLGDTGATASTFTPGTLNYTISGLGTNGNSLLMQKSSGAFELAVWADASIYTNGVARTAPAQNVTVKLGGIYGSVAIYDPTIGSSAVRTLSNVSEVTLAITDHPLIIEVGGGSSGGSGGSGGSGGSGGSGGSDGSGSSGGSGSATTVTVTTGQTVTVPNGACTVRLTGTSATVTAGASGADTFVFANSAAATVTIKGFKPGTDQITAPQGLHSFANTSYGVDMWLNDGTHVIIAGLTTATAAQVMSSTRNTVTVWDGQAVTTQPGFTDTVNITGSATVTVNGTDTINCGAGTDVIQVNAGNVVVNGNKAGALRFIGGGTGSATLNLAGGSTIATLGNGGATVNLAGTVTVTAGGGKDVFNMIKDSSIDTIVVYDFKLGTDKLGLVGYGSGTSAVAWIADAAAGTSVHLTDGTHLGLVGVHTTNLGALFA, from the coding sequence GTGTCTACAGCAGTCCGCGCGGCGTCCTTCACGAACTCGGTGGGGGTGCAGATCCACCTCGAACGGCCGTCGCAGACGCCCTACGCCAATCTTGCCACTGTCGAAGCCGCCCTCGCGTATCTCAACCCCAATGGCATCGGCACCGGTGTTGCCACGGTGCGTGACGAGACCTGGGCCATCGACGACGGCCTGGCCAGCCTGGGCGCGCTCGGCTATCAGCTCGATATCTACACGGCCTATAATTCAGGCGGCAGCAATGTCGCCGCCGACACGATCACCGCGCTGAAGCCGCTGGTGCAGGCCGGCTATGTGCGCATGATCGAAGGCCCGCTCGAGGTCGACAACGCCGGCTGGGGCCTGATCCGCAACGGCACGACCTACAAGGCGCTCGACGGCAAGACCTACTCGGGCTGGCAGGCGGCCATCAAATGGCAGCAGGATCTCTACACCAGCTTCGCCAGGGGCACCGACGTCGCGCTGTTCAGCCTCGCCATTCCCGATGACGGCAACGCCAACAGTGCCGCCGTCACCGCGGCACGGCAACTCGGGCTCGCCATCACCGACATCGCCGAGTACGGCAATGTCCATTTCTACCAGCACAACGGCAACGCACCGGCCACCGAGATCGGGGGCGTGATCGCGTCCGAGACCGGCTACACCGCGAGCCTGCCTTTCGCCATCACCGAGACCGGCTTCAACGATCTCAACGATGGCAGCAGCAATTACTGGGGATCGCAATACGCCAACGGCGTCTACACGCTGAACCTGGTGCTGGACGCGTATCTCGCCGGTTCCTCGCTGACCGTGCTCTACGAGCTGTTCGACGAGAACATGAACTACGCGAGCCAAGGCATCGGCTTCGAGGACCACTGGGGCCTGTTCAACGCCGATGGCACGCCGAAGCTGGCGGCCACCTACCTGCACAACATGATGGCGGTGCTCGGCGATACCGGCGCCACCGCCAGCACCTTCACGCCCGGGACGCTGAACTACACGATCAGCGGGCTCGGCACCAACGGCAACTCCCTGCTGATGCAGAAGAGCTCTGGCGCGTTCGAACTGGCGGTCTGGGCCGATGCCAGCATCTACACCAATGGCGTGGCCCGCACGGCGCCGGCGCAGAACGTCACCGTGAAGCTGGGCGGCATCTATGGCTCGGTCGCGATCTACGACCCGACCATCGGCAGCTCCGCCGTCCGCACGCTGAGCAATGTCAGCGAGGTGACGCTCGCGATCACCGACCATCCGCTGATCATCGAGGTCGGAGGCGGATCTTCCGGCGGGTCCGGCGGGTCCGGCGGGTCCGGCGGGTCCGGCGGGTCCGGTGGCTCGGACGGTTCCGGTTCGTCCGGCGGCTCCGGCAGCGCCACCACGGTGACGGTCACCACCGGCCAGACGGTGACGGTGCCGAACGGGGCTTGCACGGTGCGCCTGACCGGCACCAGCGCCACGGTGACCGCGGGGGCCAGCGGTGCCGATACCTTCGTCTTCGCCAACAGCGCCGCGGCGACGGTGACGATCAAGGGCTTCAAGCCGGGCACCGACCAGATCACCGCGCCGCAGGGGCTGCACAGCTTCGCCAACACCAGCTACGGCGTGGACATGTGGCTCAACGACGGCACGCATGTCATCATCGCCGGGCTGACCACCGCCACCGCCGCGCAGGTAATGAGCAGCACCCGGAACACCGTCACCGTCTGGGACGGCCAGGCGGTGACGACGCAGCCGGGCTTCACCGACACGGTGAACATCACCGGCAGCGCCACCGTCACCGTGAACGGCACCGACACCATCAATTGCGGCGCCGGCACCGACGTGATCCAGGTCAACGCCGGCAATGTCGTGGTCAACGGCAACAAGGCAGGTGCGCTGCGCTTCATCGGCGGTGGCACCGGTTCGGCCACGCTGAACCTCGCCGGCGGCAGCACCATCGCCACTCTCGGCAATGGCGGTGCGACGGTGAACCTTGCCGGCACGGTGACCGTCACCGCCGGCGGCGGCAAGGACGTGTTCAACATGATCAAGGACAGCTCGATCGACACCATCGTCGTCTACGACTTCAAGCTCGGCACCGATAAGCTCGGCCTGGTCGGCTACGGCTCCGGCACCAGCGCGGTCGCCTGGATCGCCGATGCGGCGGCGGGCACTTCGGTGCATCTCACTGATGGCACCCATCTCGGCCTGGTCGGCGTGCACACCACCAACCTTGGTGCGCTGTTCGCCTGA
- a CDS encoding family 16 glycosylhydrolase, giving the protein MLTINFDKAQDGTWYTAGISSAPWAGGPDNIGGHILYGRATIRAKVSEKVYGAGPTLLLWPTDVTHWPPEINLLETPMKSGLFTVHWTDPNGKHDFKSQLYDVDYSQWHTYTVDWMPDSVRLYVDGKLTATQEGHSPAEPLSLGIMGNVSSDKELWYGVPLNYSSIKHLDFKVDYVSLEQWTGAPFAPPDGTASLSTTNQPASLQLGSGADTLVLKVAESVYQADAQYTVKVDGMQVGGTLTAQALEQAGDADTITLHGDWAAGLHTVEIAFLADSHAGPPGTPRTLYVEQATYNGENVPGAALTLAPAAAGDFTFTDPPAAAVTTTVPPASTPTPTPTPTPTPAAVLAPADPAPAVTPAATPADPASAVTPAATPADPASAVTPAATPADPAPTVTPAATPIDPAPAVTPAASTVPAGSGADTFDVSNAPGQTTIANFQAGTDKLVFSGVDSGSVGISQSLGDGTLPWGQLVTFGTQGGSVFLPYSTSVTLADMAFT; this is encoded by the coding sequence GTGCTGACCATCAATTTCGACAAGGCCCAGGACGGGACCTGGTACACCGCCGGCATCTCCAGCGCCCCCTGGGCGGGGGGACCCGACAATATCGGCGGCCACATCCTCTATGGCAGGGCCACGATCCGCGCCAAGGTGAGCGAAAAGGTGTACGGGGCCGGGCCCACGCTGCTGCTGTGGCCGACCGACGTCACCCACTGGCCACCCGAGATCAATCTGCTGGAAACGCCGATGAAGAGCGGCCTGTTCACCGTCCATTGGACGGACCCGAACGGCAAGCACGACTTCAAGAGCCAGCTCTATGACGTCGACTACAGCCAGTGGCACACCTACACCGTGGACTGGATGCCCGACTCCGTCAGGCTCTATGTCGATGGCAAGCTGACCGCCACCCAGGAGGGCCACAGCCCGGCCGAGCCGCTGAGCCTCGGCATCATGGGAAACGTCAGTTCCGACAAGGAACTGTGGTACGGCGTGCCGCTGAACTACAGCAGCATCAAGCATCTCGACTTCAAGGTCGACTATGTCAGCCTGGAACAGTGGACCGGCGCTCCGTTCGCCCCGCCGGACGGGACCGCGTCCCTCTCCACCACCAACCAGCCGGCTTCGCTGCAGCTCGGCAGCGGCGCCGACACGCTGGTCCTCAAGGTTGCCGAGAGCGTCTATCAGGCGGATGCGCAGTACACCGTGAAGGTGGACGGCATGCAGGTGGGCGGCACGCTCACGGCCCAGGCCCTGGAGCAGGCGGGCGATGCCGATACCATTACCCTGCACGGCGACTGGGCTGCCGGCCTGCATACGGTGGAGATTGCCTTTCTCGCCGATTCCCACGCCGGTCCACCTGGAACGCCGCGCACCCTGTATGTGGAGCAGGCGACCTACAACGGCGAGAACGTGCCAGGAGCCGCGCTGACCCTTGCCCCGGCTGCAGCCGGGGACTTCACGTTTACGGACCCGCCTGCCGCCGCCGTGACCACGACGGTGCCGCCGGCTTCAACCCCGACCCCGACCCCGACCCCAACCCCAACCCCGGCCGCGGTGCTGGCGCCGGCCGATCCGGCGCCAGCCGTCACGCCAGCGGCAACGCCGGCCGATCCGGCGTCGGCCGTCACGCCAGCGGCAACGCCGGCCGATCCGGCGTCGGCCGTCACGCCAGCGGCAACGCCGGCCGATCCGGCCCCGACCGTCACGCCCGCGGCAACGCCGATCGATCCGGCCCCGGCCGTCACGCCCGCGGCCTCGACCGTGCCGGCAGGCAGCGGTGCGGACACGTTCGATGTGAGCAATGCGCCGGGACAGACCACCATCGCCAATTTCCAGGCCGGCACCGACAAGCTGGTCTTCAGCGGCGTGGACAGTGGCTCGGTCGGCATCAGCCAGAGCCTGGGGGATGGCACCCTGCCCTGGGGGCAACTCGTGACGTTCGGCACCCAGGGCGGAAGCGTCTTCCTGCCGTACTCCACGAGCGTCACCCTGGCGGACATGGCCTTCACCTGA